A single window of Solanum dulcamara chromosome 5, daSolDulc1.2, whole genome shotgun sequence DNA harbors:
- the LOC129890843 gene encoding probable steroid-binding protein 3 produces MELTADELKAYDGTDPSKPIYVAIKGRIFDVSAGNSFYGPGGAYCMFAGKDASRALAKMSKNEEDVSPSLDGLSDKEMGVLNDWEKKFEAKYSIVGTVIS; encoded by the coding sequence ATGGAGCTAACAGCAGATGAGCTGAaggcatatgacgggacagatCCATCAAAGCCAATTTACGTGGCGATCAAAGGGCGCATCTTCGATGTGAGCGCCGGTAATTCGTTCTATGGTCCCGGTGGCGCCTACTGTATGTTCGCCGGAAAAGATGCAAGCAGAGCACTTGCAAAGATGAGCAAGAACGAAGAAGATGTTTCCCCATCTCTTGATGGTCTCTCCGACAAAGAAATGGGTGTTCTCAATGATTGGGAGAAGAAATTCGAAGCTAAGTACTCAATTGTTGGAACTGTGATTTCTTAA